The Girardinichthys multiradiatus isolate DD_20200921_A chromosome 6, DD_fGirMul_XY1, whole genome shotgun sequence genome window below encodes:
- the LOC124870587 gene encoding arylsulfatase I-like isoform X3: MDTLPERLREAGYSTHMVGKWHLGFYRKACLPTRKGFDTFFGSLTGSVDYYSYRSCDGPGLCGYDLHDNERVAWGQKGKYSTMLFTQRARKILESHNLTDRPLFLLLSLQAVHTPLQPPKSYIYPYRDMANVARRKFAAMVSTVDEAVRNITYALRKYGHYRNSVIIYSTDNGAQPFTGGSNWPLRGRKGTYWEGGIRGVAFVHSPLLKRRRRVSKALLHITDWFPTLVGLAGGNISQSQGLDGFDVWPTISEGKESPRKEILHNIDPLHKYLTETKSSDNKPTKKAAAVSPTKGATFKKPKKQKKVVKQKLNKKSGFKLKATKKPQIFTQPATKSKKSKPVSKLKQRSGPKSKPAPESKTKPQFQHQPILYNKPKIQSSGTPSASGAFNHKSKRTTSQNHNLSQSRPAQNKSKKQLKEQFKLKSKQMFLQNQNISQSGSPTPRLQPAPPPLWDTSVQAAIRVGDWKLLTGDPGHGDWVPLQMFPTLPGRWWNLERSSAPRYKASAHKNVWLFNITSDPFERQDLADQRLDVVQQLLARLAYYNQTAVPVYFPPDDPRANPSRHGETWVPWADEEEEGKYQGVYKKGKNAKKKRKKKCQLCKLKSFFLKLNTGMMSNGI; this comes from the exons ATGGACACCCTGCCTGAGCGGCTCCGCGAGGCCGGATACTCCACTCACATGGTCGGGAAGTGGCACCTGGGCTTCTACAG GAAGGCCTGTCTGCCCACCAGAAAAGGTTTTGACACTTTCTTCGGTTCTTTAACAGGAAGCGTGGATTATTACAG TTATAGGTCTTGTGACGGCCCTGGTTTGTGTGGCTACGACCTCCATGACAATGAGCGTGTAGCGTGGGGCCAGAAAGGAAAATACTCCACGATGCTGTTCACCCAGAGAGCCCGAAAGATCCTGGAGAGTCACAACCTGACGGACAGGCCGCTATTCCTCCTGCTTTCCCTCCAG GCGGTTCACACTCCTCTCCAGCCTCCCAAGTCCTACATCTATCCCTACCGAGACATGGCCAATGTCGCCAGGAGGAAGTTTGCTGCCATGGTCTCCACGGTGGACGAGGCGGTCCGCAATATCACCTACGCCCTCAGAAAGTATGGACACTACAGGAACAGTGTGATCATCTACTCCACTGACAACGGAGCCCAGCCTTTCACAGGAGGGAGCAACTGGCCACTACGAGGCAGAAAG GGCACTTACTGGGAGGGCGGCATCCGTGGAGTGGCGTTTGTACACAGCCCTCTGCTAAAACGAAGGAGGCGGGTTTCTAAAGCTCTGCTCCACATCACGGACTGGTTCCCCACGCTGGTGGGACTGGCCGGTGGCAACATAAGCCAG AGCCAGGGTCTGGACGGGTTTGATGTTTGGCCCACCATCAGCGAGGGGAAGGAATCTCCACGTAAAGAGATTCTCCACAACATCGACCCGCTGCACAAATATCTGACTGAAACCAAGAGCTCGGACAACAAGCCCACAAAGAAAGCAGCTGCAG TGAGCCCAACTAAAGGAGCAACGTTTAAAAAGCCAAAGAAGCAGAAGAAGGTTGTGAAGCAGAAACTGAATAAAAAGTCAGGATTCAAGTTAAAAGCCACCAAGAAACCGCAGATCTTCACCCAGCCTGCCACAAAGTCTAAAAAGTCCAAACCTGTTTCCAAACTGAAGCAGAGATCTGGCCCAAAATCCAAACCAGCACCAGAATCCAAGACTAAGCCCCAATTCCAACACCAGCCCATACTCTACAACAAACCAAAGATCCAGTCCAGTGGTACTCCGTCAGCATCAGGCGCCTTCAACCACAAATCCAAAAGGACCACGTCACAGAACCACAACCTGTCCCAGTCCAGACCAGCTCAGAACAAATCAAAGAAACAGctcaaagagcagttcaagctAAAGTCCAAGCAGATGTTcctccagaaccagaacataTCCCAGTCTGGATCCCCTACACCCAGGCTTCAACCTGCACCACCTCCATTATGGGACACATCTGTGCAGGCCGCCATCAGGGTTGGAGACTGGAAGCTGCTAACAGGAGATCCAGGTCATGGAGACTGGGTCCCTCTGCAG ATGTTTCCCACTCTTCCTGGTCGCTGGTGGAACCTCGAGCGTTCCTCTGCGCCTCGGTACAAGGCCTCCGCCCACAAAAATGTCTGGCTCTTCAATATCACGTCCGACCCGTTCGAGAGGCAGGACCTGGCAGATCAGAGGCTAGATGTGGTCCAGCAGCTGCTGGCCCGGCTCGCCTACTACAACCAGACGGCCGTGCCGGTATACTTCCCTCCCGACGACCCCCGAGCCAACCCGAGCAGGCACGGAGAGACCTGGGTACCCTGGGCGGACGAAGAGGAGGAGGGGAAATATCAGGGAGTTTATAAGAAAGGTAAGAATGccaagaagaagaggaagaagaagtgCCAGCTGTGCAAGCTCAAATCGTTCTTTCTGAAACTCAACACGGGGATGATGTCCAACGGCATCTGA
- the LOC124870587 gene encoding arylsulfatase I-like isoform X2 gives MQAAVTVLIVLLSLDFLSAQSQSDLRNSSNVQTGETGQKTKNQPHIIFILIDDQGYNDIGYHNPTIKTPTLDKLAAEGVILENYYVQPICTPSRSQLITGRYQIHTGLQHSIIRPRQPSCLPSHMDTLPERLREAGYSTHMVGKWHLGFYRKACLPTRKGFDTFFGSLTGSVDYYSYRSCDGPGLCGYDLHDNERVAWGQKGKYSTMLFTQRARKILESHNLTDRPLFLLLSLQGTYWEGGIRGVAFVHSPLLKRRRRVSKALLHITDWFPTLVGLAGGNISQSQGLDGFDVWPTISEGKESPRKEILHNIDPLHKYLTETKSSDNKPTKKAAAVSPTKGATFKKPKKQKKVVKQKLNKKSGFKLKATKKPQIFTQPATKSKKSKPVSKLKQRSGPKSKPAPESKTKPQFQHQPILYNKPKIQSSGTPSASGAFNHKSKRTTSQNHNLSQSRPAQNKSKKQLKEQFKLKSKQMFLQNQNISQSGSPTPRLQPAPPPLWDTSVQAAIRVGDWKLLTGDPGHGDWVPLQMFPTLPGRWWNLERSSAPRYKASAHKNVWLFNITSDPFERQDLADQRLDVVQQLLARLAYYNQTAVPVYFPPDDPRANPSRHGETWVPWADEEEEGKYQGVYKKGKNAKKKRKKKCQLCKLKSFFLKLNTGMMSNGI, from the exons AAGACCCCAACACTGGACAAACTGGCAGCAGAGGGCGTGATACTGGAAAACTACTATGTTCAGCCCATCTGTACTCCATCACGAAGCCAACTCATCACTGGCAG atatCAGATCCACACAGGATTACAGCACTCTATTATCAGACCCAGACAGCCGAGCTGTTTGCCTTCACACATGGACACCCTGCCTGAGCGGCTCCGCGAGGCCGGATACTCCACTCACATGGTCGGGAAGTGGCACCTGGGCTTCTACAG GAAGGCCTGTCTGCCCACCAGAAAAGGTTTTGACACTTTCTTCGGTTCTTTAACAGGAAGCGTGGATTATTACAG TTATAGGTCTTGTGACGGCCCTGGTTTGTGTGGCTACGACCTCCATGACAATGAGCGTGTAGCGTGGGGCCAGAAAGGAAAATACTCCACGATGCTGTTCACCCAGAGAGCCCGAAAGATCCTGGAGAGTCACAACCTGACGGACAGGCCGCTATTCCTCCTGCTTTCCCTCCAG GGCACTTACTGGGAGGGCGGCATCCGTGGAGTGGCGTTTGTACACAGCCCTCTGCTAAAACGAAGGAGGCGGGTTTCTAAAGCTCTGCTCCACATCACGGACTGGTTCCCCACGCTGGTGGGACTGGCCGGTGGCAACATAAGCCAG AGCCAGGGTCTGGACGGGTTTGATGTTTGGCCCACCATCAGCGAGGGGAAGGAATCTCCACGTAAAGAGATTCTCCACAACATCGACCCGCTGCACAAATATCTGACTGAAACCAAGAGCTCGGACAACAAGCCCACAAAGAAAGCAGCTGCAG TGAGCCCAACTAAAGGAGCAACGTTTAAAAAGCCAAAGAAGCAGAAGAAGGTTGTGAAGCAGAAACTGAATAAAAAGTCAGGATTCAAGTTAAAAGCCACCAAGAAACCGCAGATCTTCACCCAGCCTGCCACAAAGTCTAAAAAGTCCAAACCTGTTTCCAAACTGAAGCAGAGATCTGGCCCAAAATCCAAACCAGCACCAGAATCCAAGACTAAGCCCCAATTCCAACACCAGCCCATACTCTACAACAAACCAAAGATCCAGTCCAGTGGTACTCCGTCAGCATCAGGCGCCTTCAACCACAAATCCAAAAGGACCACGTCACAGAACCACAACCTGTCCCAGTCCAGACCAGCTCAGAACAAATCAAAGAAACAGctcaaagagcagttcaagctAAAGTCCAAGCAGATGTTcctccagaaccagaacataTCCCAGTCTGGATCCCCTACACCCAGGCTTCAACCTGCACCACCTCCATTATGGGACACATCTGTGCAGGCCGCCATCAGGGTTGGAGACTGGAAGCTGCTAACAGGAGATCCAGGTCATGGAGACTGGGTCCCTCTGCAG ATGTTTCCCACTCTTCCTGGTCGCTGGTGGAACCTCGAGCGTTCCTCTGCGCCTCGGTACAAGGCCTCCGCCCACAAAAATGTCTGGCTCTTCAATATCACGTCCGACCCGTTCGAGAGGCAGGACCTGGCAGATCAGAGGCTAGATGTGGTCCAGCAGCTGCTGGCCCGGCTCGCCTACTACAACCAGACGGCCGTGCCGGTATACTTCCCTCCCGACGACCCCCGAGCCAACCCGAGCAGGCACGGAGAGACCTGGGTACCCTGGGCGGACGAAGAGGAGGAGGGGAAATATCAGGGAGTTTATAAGAAAGGTAAGAATGccaagaagaagaggaagaagaagtgCCAGCTGTGCAAGCTCAAATCGTTCTTTCTGAAACTCAACACGGGGATGATGTCCAACGGCATCTGA
- the LOC124870587 gene encoding arylsulfatase I-like isoform X1 yields MQAAVTVLIVLLSLDFLSAQSQSDLRNSSNVQTGETGQKTKNQPHIIFILIDDQGYNDIGYHNPTIKTPTLDKLAAEGVILENYYVQPICTPSRSQLITGRYQIHTGLQHSIIRPRQPSCLPSHMDTLPERLREAGYSTHMVGKWHLGFYRKACLPTRKGFDTFFGSLTGSVDYYSYRSCDGPGLCGYDLHDNERVAWGQKGKYSTMLFTQRARKILESHNLTDRPLFLLLSLQAVHTPLQPPKSYIYPYRDMANVARRKFAAMVSTVDEAVRNITYALRKYGHYRNSVIIYSTDNGAQPFTGGSNWPLRGRKGTYWEGGIRGVAFVHSPLLKRRRRVSKALLHITDWFPTLVGLAGGNISQSQGLDGFDVWPTISEGKESPRKEILHNIDPLHKYLTETKSSDNKPTKKAAAVSPTKGATFKKPKKQKKVVKQKLNKKSGFKLKATKKPQIFTQPATKSKKSKPVSKLKQRSGPKSKPAPESKTKPQFQHQPILYNKPKIQSSGTPSASGAFNHKSKRTTSQNHNLSQSRPAQNKSKKQLKEQFKLKSKQMFLQNQNISQSGSPTPRLQPAPPPLWDTSVQAAIRVGDWKLLTGDPGHGDWVPLQMFPTLPGRWWNLERSSAPRYKASAHKNVWLFNITSDPFERQDLADQRLDVVQQLLARLAYYNQTAVPVYFPPDDPRANPSRHGETWVPWADEEEEGKYQGVYKKGKNAKKKRKKKCQLCKLKSFFLKLNTGMMSNGI; encoded by the exons AAGACCCCAACACTGGACAAACTGGCAGCAGAGGGCGTGATACTGGAAAACTACTATGTTCAGCCCATCTGTACTCCATCACGAAGCCAACTCATCACTGGCAG atatCAGATCCACACAGGATTACAGCACTCTATTATCAGACCCAGACAGCCGAGCTGTTTGCCTTCACACATGGACACCCTGCCTGAGCGGCTCCGCGAGGCCGGATACTCCACTCACATGGTCGGGAAGTGGCACCTGGGCTTCTACAG GAAGGCCTGTCTGCCCACCAGAAAAGGTTTTGACACTTTCTTCGGTTCTTTAACAGGAAGCGTGGATTATTACAG TTATAGGTCTTGTGACGGCCCTGGTTTGTGTGGCTACGACCTCCATGACAATGAGCGTGTAGCGTGGGGCCAGAAAGGAAAATACTCCACGATGCTGTTCACCCAGAGAGCCCGAAAGATCCTGGAGAGTCACAACCTGACGGACAGGCCGCTATTCCTCCTGCTTTCCCTCCAG GCGGTTCACACTCCTCTCCAGCCTCCCAAGTCCTACATCTATCCCTACCGAGACATGGCCAATGTCGCCAGGAGGAAGTTTGCTGCCATGGTCTCCACGGTGGACGAGGCGGTCCGCAATATCACCTACGCCCTCAGAAAGTATGGACACTACAGGAACAGTGTGATCATCTACTCCACTGACAACGGAGCCCAGCCTTTCACAGGAGGGAGCAACTGGCCACTACGAGGCAGAAAG GGCACTTACTGGGAGGGCGGCATCCGTGGAGTGGCGTTTGTACACAGCCCTCTGCTAAAACGAAGGAGGCGGGTTTCTAAAGCTCTGCTCCACATCACGGACTGGTTCCCCACGCTGGTGGGACTGGCCGGTGGCAACATAAGCCAG AGCCAGGGTCTGGACGGGTTTGATGTTTGGCCCACCATCAGCGAGGGGAAGGAATCTCCACGTAAAGAGATTCTCCACAACATCGACCCGCTGCACAAATATCTGACTGAAACCAAGAGCTCGGACAACAAGCCCACAAAGAAAGCAGCTGCAG TGAGCCCAACTAAAGGAGCAACGTTTAAAAAGCCAAAGAAGCAGAAGAAGGTTGTGAAGCAGAAACTGAATAAAAAGTCAGGATTCAAGTTAAAAGCCACCAAGAAACCGCAGATCTTCACCCAGCCTGCCACAAAGTCTAAAAAGTCCAAACCTGTTTCCAAACTGAAGCAGAGATCTGGCCCAAAATCCAAACCAGCACCAGAATCCAAGACTAAGCCCCAATTCCAACACCAGCCCATACTCTACAACAAACCAAAGATCCAGTCCAGTGGTACTCCGTCAGCATCAGGCGCCTTCAACCACAAATCCAAAAGGACCACGTCACAGAACCACAACCTGTCCCAGTCCAGACCAGCTCAGAACAAATCAAAGAAACAGctcaaagagcagttcaagctAAAGTCCAAGCAGATGTTcctccagaaccagaacataTCCCAGTCTGGATCCCCTACACCCAGGCTTCAACCTGCACCACCTCCATTATGGGACACATCTGTGCAGGCCGCCATCAGGGTTGGAGACTGGAAGCTGCTAACAGGAGATCCAGGTCATGGAGACTGGGTCCCTCTGCAG ATGTTTCCCACTCTTCCTGGTCGCTGGTGGAACCTCGAGCGTTCCTCTGCGCCTCGGTACAAGGCCTCCGCCCACAAAAATGTCTGGCTCTTCAATATCACGTCCGACCCGTTCGAGAGGCAGGACCTGGCAGATCAGAGGCTAGATGTGGTCCAGCAGCTGCTGGCCCGGCTCGCCTACTACAACCAGACGGCCGTGCCGGTATACTTCCCTCCCGACGACCCCCGAGCCAACCCGAGCAGGCACGGAGAGACCTGGGTACCCTGGGCGGACGAAGAGGAGGAGGGGAAATATCAGGGAGTTTATAAGAAAGGTAAGAATGccaagaagaagaggaagaagaagtgCCAGCTGTGCAAGCTCAAATCGTTCTTTCTGAAACTCAACACGGGGATGATGTCCAACGGCATCTGA